Genomic DNA from Hordeum vulgare subsp. vulgare chromosome 2H, MorexV3_pseudomolecules_assembly, whole genome shotgun sequence:
tgccatgctagttttatcgcttctatcgattatgtctcgttgcctaccacatgttaaatatcagcctctcaacaatgccatgaaaaccttcaatctgttctcaacctagcaaaccactgattggctatgttaccgcttgcttaaccatgttgttagcgttgctagttgcaggcgcagttgcttccatgtgataacatgggttccttgtaatatcaccatattaaatgttatttaaatttaatgcacctatatacttggtaaaaggtggaaggctcggcctttctagcctggtgttttgttccacctttgcccccttagtttcggttaccggtgttatgttccataattgagcgctcctaacacgatcggggttgttatggggaccgccttgataattcgttttagattaaagttggtctggcaaggcccaactttggttttacatttgcctaataactaatgaaccgcatagggagtaattaacccaaggaaatttaatcaacccccggaccagtgctcctcatgagtgttggtctaaaacggtctgcctgtggggccaccgtgaggaaactcgaggtttggcactcgcagCTAGTTCCATccttcgtgtcctgagaacgagatacgcggctcctatcgggatcgtcgacacgtcgggcggccttgctggattagttttacctttgacgagatatcttgtgtatcgggattctggtgatgctttgggtaacctcagagttgaggttttccactaaggaatcctacgagatcgcgagtgtcgtgatcgaggatttctatgcggctcgtggtaatttgtgatggactagttggagcacccctgcagggttaaatcttttcagaaagccgtgcccgcggttatgtggcaacgtggaaactttgtttaacattggatctagataacttgaagttaacttaattaaaacatgccaattgtgtgcgtaaccgtgactgtttctttcgtgagttccttctccgatcgaggacacggtggggttatgtctgacgtaggtaggtgttcaggatcattcatttgatcaaccgtagttcacgtccgctatacgtagatcttccccgtctcttatttcttgtactcgtaagtttatctaccaaatatatgcttagacgctgctgcaacctcatcacttaaccatgcctcacccattaagctttgctagtcttgatacctttggaaatgagattgctgagtcccctgtggctcacagatcactacaacaccagttgcgggtatatgtaaaggttacttgacgcgagcgcgttgattgttcatttggagttgcttcttcttcttattcatcgatctaggttgggttccaggccggcaactgggatagcaaggatggatgtcgttcttcttttctcgtttgttttcgtccgtagtcggaccctcctcttattcatgatgactaTGTATTGTACAGATGTGACCGtgatgtagcttatggcgagtgtaagacaattctataaatatatctcttcttttcagtacatgtacttgtaacgatatccattcttgcgacacgacgagatgcgcttctatccctgacgaggccctcgtgccaaatcgaggatagggtcgcatcttgggcgtgataaAGGTTCACACAACAGGTCAGCCAATTCATCTTTGCCGAAGATCAGTCGGGTTGTGGGCCACCGAAACTGTAACCACATAGTCGTTGGGTCAGGTTGCAACCAACACAACACAAACGATGTTGCGGCCTCCCATCATAATATGGACAACCTTGTGGTCGCCATTGCATCATCGCCCATGTTGCGGTCACTGTCACTACACGAGACATGTGTGGATGCGCCTAAACCACATGCTACATGGCAACCCCGCAATGTGCGTGAGGCACCAGCGACGTTGCAAACCAGCGATGTGCTTGGAGCCCCGGCGATGATAAAACCCTCGAGCCCAGTGCCTTCCGTTGTACCGGAGACGCCCCCCTTTTGCGCTTGCAATGCCGTCAAGAAAGGCAATTGCAACCCCAGGTGCAACCGATGGCGTGCAACATTGGTTGTCGGGTTGCAGTACCAACAAGCGCTCCTCCTTGGTCGTGGCTTCGCAACATGTTCTCGCGTGTCGCAGTTCTGTTGCAACACCGACATGTGATGGGGACCTCGTAACATGACAACCCCCCTCAAAGCAATATCGTTTATGTGCAGTAGGCTTGCAGCGATCCGTTGCATTCCAACATCTGCTTGCCAATGCAGGGTGGTTGTGGGGTATGCGTGAGGGGGAGTTGTTAGAGTGGTAAGAGAAAAGAACGGGTAAGGGATGAGACCCAAGGAGAAAGCGGTTGggcggagaagaaaaataaaggtTCAACGGGTGGTTGTGTTCGATGTTGGTGATAAGGTAGATGGGAGAAGCAATGCGTCTGCCCCGTGACGTGAGGGACACGTGATGAATGCTCCAGGCGGCGGATCGCTCGATGTGATTAATGGTTGTTTGTTAAGGTTTTCCATGGTCTACGCTGCCCGTCAACCCACTGATCTTGGGTGGGGATCATTCGTGTTGCTGGATATCAAATTTGTCCCATGTAGCAGTCCACTGCCACCATGGCAACACAGACAATGTTGCGGTTGCACATTGACAATGTAGTTGCTCATTGACATTGTAGTCATTGTTTGCAATACAGGTGGCGTTGTGGTCATTCATTGCAACACGGACAGAGTTGCGGTCGCCTCATTACGAACACGAACGTCCTTGGGGTCGCCCAATTCAATACGAACGATGTTTTGAATCTACCGCTCTTTGCAGTAGTGCTACCTCGCTCTACTCATGCCTTACAGCTTATATGGAAGGAGTGGAGAGGCGAGAGAGGGACCGACAACCTTCAAAGCTTCCAGGATGAGGAGGGTAGTAAGGGGAGAAAGCTTGAGAGTGAGGTTCATTTAGGAAAGACAAATGTTTACCGGAGGATGATGATGAATACCAAGAGGATAGGTTTGTCTGGATGGTTGATGAGACATGTGTGTGGGTAGGTGGACGGTGGCCGAAGTCACTAATGGGCGCATGACTAAAGCAGATCCTACGACTTTGTTCGTCGTCGGTGTAAACGACATGATCAGTTGATGAATTTTAATCCTTTCTCAACAAATATAGAAGAATTTAAAAAATGCCAGAGAAGCCTCTCACATAAGTGCCGACTTGGGTGAAGGGTTTGACGATTTCCCTTTTGTGCCATCGGTGGTAGGCTCCGTCGTCTTCACTTCCTCCTTGGGCACCGGGCTCCGCCACCTACTTAGATGAAGATAGATGTGTATAGAAGGGTGGTGATTGATGCAAAAAAAGGAAAGGTATGTGTCGATGATTGATGAGACACGTGGGCAGACGGTTGGACGGCGGTCGAAGCTAGCGGTGGACGCACTCTGTGACGCATGACTAAAGTAGATCCAACGACTTCCTACGTCGTGTAAACCACACGATTAGTTGGTTGTGGACTCTATAATTCTTTTTTTTTAATACACAAATTAGCGTGCAGATTATGTGCAGGAGAAGCCTCCCTCAGATAATCTCAGATAATAATTCTAAAAAAGTTAAAAAGATAATCTTTGATAAGCCCGGACTTTGGTGAAGGGTTTGACAGTTTCCCCTGTTTTTGTGCCCTCGGCGCCGGGCTCCGCCGCTTCCTCCGCCGGCCGTTGCCACCCTAATAAATCTCGCGACTTCGCCCAACTCCGGCAAAACCATCTTGTGCTGGTCGGCgcgaaggagggagggagggaggggagagaggaTGGCCGCGCACGACGGCGGCCCAGATCTGCCCGCCAACGCCCCTGTCGACGGCGACGCGGACGCCGGCGGGCCGTACATCCCCGCGGAGCTGATCCCGGACATCGCGAAGCACCTGACGAGCCTGCACGACTTCTTCGCCCTCCGCGCCGGCTGCCGCGCCTATCGCGCCGCCCTGCCCAAGTGCCGGGCCCTGCTCGCGCTCCAGCCGCCGCACCTCCTCGTGCCCCACACCGCCGACCCCTCGCTGCCCCTCTTCAAGCTCCTCGAGCCCGGCTGCGCCGCCTTCTCGCTCGCCCTCTTCCACACCCccgaccgccgcctcctccgcttCCGCGCCCGCCTCCCCTTCTCCAGGGACGTCGGCGTCCTCACCTCCGACGGCGCCCGCGTCGCCGCCGTCGACGGCGCCACCGGCGAGATCCTCGTCAACGACATCTTCTCCGGCGCGCAGGCCCGCCTCCCCAAGCCCCCGCTGGCCTACAGCCGCCTCATCCTCAGCGGCGGCTACGTCTTCGCCCCGGCCATGGACCGCACGGAGATCCAGTACTGCAGCCTCTGGTACGCCCACTGGGGCGTCGCGTCCTACGGCGGCTATTCCGAGATCCATGACTGGCGCATCGTCAACGGCGCCCTCTACGGGCTCCTCCCCTCCTGCGGGCTCGTCATGGCCTCGCTCCCCAAGGACAACACAATGGAACTGTGGATGCTTGGAGGCGAATTCGACGAGGACCTTGAAGAGACTCTCAAGGAGACCGTAGGCGGATCAGTGCTGGGGGAGTGCGGCGGCCAGCCCCTGCTTATCTGCAAGGTGGGCCGCATCGATCGGGAATACAAGGTTTTCCTGTGGGACGCCAATGAGTGCAAGTGGGTGAGGACAATGAGCCTTGGAGGGCGGACGCTGTTTATTGGCTACGACGATTTCGTCGCGTGCCTTGGTCCAGATGTTCCAGGGATCCGTCCCGACTGTGTGTATGGATCATTGCCATGGAGTGGGGGATGGAGCGAGTATTCTCTGGTTGATGGGACCTGTAAATGCTTCACTGCACAGTATCCAGGTGAACCAGGGGTTGGTTTCGGGAGGCCGCAGGTTTGGGTGCTTCCAAGCTTGTTCTGCAACTATTGAGGTTTGAAGGAATCGTGCACCAACAAGGTATGCTTGCTCTTGGCTCTCTTGTTGACAAGCGTTTCATCACACATGTATGTTTGAGTGTTACTCTATGAATTGAAATCTTGTTTCTTGAGTTGCTGTGATATCGGGAGTATCCTCAGTTTGCTGCTTTAAAGGTGCCAGGCCGCGCCACAGCCAAAGTTCCTTATCAATGTGACTTTGCCAGAGCTTGCCATGCGTATTggaggaaaaaataaataaataataaatctATGACCTGAAATTAGCAATTCGACATCCATACATTAACAGATCATAATTATGTAGTGCTAGCATATTTGGTTTTGGTAATGTCAAACATGACCCAGGTTTTCAGAAACTGCACTGTTGCTGATAATGTGTATGTTAAAACATGCATTGGTGCAGTCCAATGCAGCCTACCATGCTCTAATGGTTCGTGAAGGTTCACGGAATGACTGATTGTTTCATGCTCTTGTGAAATAAAAAGCATTATGTTTTCATGTCGACAAGTATTTcatcacaacttgcatgtcagcTGTCATAATTTCCAATTGCTGTCATCCTAAAGAATGCATGTGTATTTTGTTTGAGTGCTATTCTATGAGTTGAAATCATGTTTGCTGAGTGCTGTGATATCAAGAAAATGCTTGGTTTGTGCTGCTTGAAAGGGGTCAGACATGCCACAGCCAAAGTTCTTTATAAATGTGACTTTGCCAGAGTTTGTCATGTGTATTTGAGGAAAATAAACAAATAAAGTTATGATCTGAAATTAGCTATTCTACGTTCATCCAATAACAAATCATAATTCTGTAGTGCTACCATATCAACTTGCTTTGGCTCTCTTGTTGATAAGTGTTTGATCACCACTCGCACGACGTATATGCTCAGCTGTCATAAAGTTTAATTGTTGTCATCCTTTAGATAGCATGTATATTTTGTTTGATTGTTACTCTTTGAATTGAAATCATGTTTGCTGAGTTGCTGTGATGTTGAGAATATCCTCAGTTTTCTGCTTCGAAGGCACCAGCCGCGCCACAGCCAAAGTTCTTTATAAATGTGACTTTGCCAGAGTTTGTCATGTATAATtgaggaaaataaataaataaagttatGACCTGAAATTAGCTATTATACACCCATCCATTAACAAATCATAATTCTGTAGTGCTAGCATATCATGTTGGTAATATCAAACTTGACCCTGGTATCAGAAATTGTGTTGTTGCTGATGGTGCATATTATATTAAAACATACGTTGGTGGAGTCCAATGCAGCCTACCATGCTCTAATGTTTGGTGAATTAGACTAATTGTTTCCTGCTGAAATAAAAAGTATTAGGTTCACAGAATCACTGATTATTTCACATGACTTCATCTTGACAAGTATTTCATCACAATTTGCATGTCAGCTGCCAGAGATTCTAATTGGTCTCATCCTTTAGAATGAAATACTGTTGCTGAATTGCTGTGATATTGTTTACTGCTTTAAAGGTGCCAGCCGCGCCACGGTCAAgaccataaaaaatgtattacctgCATTGGCAGTCATTTACCCTTTGATGTCAAAGCTATGTCGTTCTTTCTTATAATTGTTGTGCCTTTTCTATACTCTATAGTAAAGCCATATATTCATGCCTTCTCTCTAGCAATAAAACTTATAATGTGAttgatatatatttttagaaCTTCTGCGCCCTTTTATTGTTGTTGCAGGAACGTGATTATGATAAAGTCTCATTGCCATTAGCTTATGTTTGCTGTTTCAGCGCAATATTGGAGAAATAACTTGGCAAGAAGCTTGTCTCTGCGGTCTGCTGTTAACTGTAGTCGCCCTATTGTGAAGCCGAAGTGGAGTTCTTGCATATAGCCAAGCCTTGGTGCAATGTGCTTGAATTGAAAATTAGAGTCATGCTAAGTTTATTGTTTCTTTAAATACTTTTACCATAGCGATGGGTTTGGTTTGCCTCCAAGGATCAAAGATTAACAATATGGTTAACTATTATGTTTTTGGTGTTATCTTGGATTGTTTCATCTTCTTTATGTGTCTGATGTTATGTTTTCATACTTTGTTTGGTAAGCTCTTGATCACTTTGTTTTATTTTAGCCGATTGTAGCGATGAGAAATTGATGATGTTTCCTGATACCATAGGATGTGATCGTGGCTTGGATTTCCCACCCTAAGAATAGTTTATTTGATACTCTTTTGGTGTTCAAATCTGGCTTATAAAACGGCCATGTTTTTATATTTCCATAAACGGACATGATGTGCTGATAAAACTTTGCTGGCTGCAACTTGCACATGTACTGAGAACATATTTAACCATCAACTCTTACAACATCAGCCAGGTATCTTTAGGCATTCCTGTATGTAATGCAGACGTAGTACAACTGCAGCCATATACCTTTGGGCTTATTAATCTGGAAGCATTCTGAATTTCTGAATTgcttctgttccaaaaaaaaagAAACCTAACACGACAAAGGCATAAAGCGATGCAATTCATTTTGTTTGGTTGTGCTTTGGAAATACTTGTTtgaggaatggatgtatctaaacatATTTTAATATTAGATACATACAAACGAACTCACCACGTGTTGAGCAGTGAAATCCCTTTTAACCCTGCCAAAAAAATACATTTTTACactaatactcccttcgttcataaatataagaccttttacaaattttactatgaactacatgcaaatgtatatagatatatcttaaagtatagattcactcattttgtttcgtatgtagtctatagtaaaATTTTCTGATGCTCTGTTTGGATGTTGATATTCAAGGCCATAGAATTGAATCGGGCTCAATATCAAATTTTCCTGACTTTGATATTGACATTGAACCCAAATTCTGTTGTTTAGATGTGCTCAGAATTCACACTTGGAATTTGCATGAGAGGCTCAATTCTGTAGCTTGTTTGGATGACCATCTGATACATCGGAATTGCTTTGGATCTTCCTGCTCCGCTCAAATGCATTGACCTGCAAAAAGGAGCAGATCTGCCATGAGAGGAGCAGATCCGCGCGCCTCTGTGGTCACCAGGAGATGACCTGCGCCGCCGCCGGGAGCTGACCTGCGCCGCCGGGAGCTCCGTTGCCGCGCCTCTGTGGTGGGTCAGCCATGAGAGGAGCAGATCCGCCATAGAGAAGAGAGGA
This window encodes:
- the LOC123424499 gene encoding uncharacterized protein LOC123424499, producing the protein MAAHDGGPDLPANAPVDGDADAGGPYIPAELIPDIAKHLTSLHDFFALRAGCRAYRAALPKCRALLALQPPHLLVPHTADPSLPLFKLLEPGCAAFSLALFHTPDRRLLRFRARLPFSRDVGVLTSDGARVAAVDGATGEILVNDIFSGAQARLPKPPLAYSRLILSGGYVFAPAMDRTEIQYCSLWYAHWGVASYGGYSEIHDWRIVNGALYGLLPSCGLVMASLPKDNTMELWMLGGEFDEDLEETLKETVGGSVLGECGGQPLLICKVGRIDREYKVFLWDANECKWVRTMSLGGRTLFIGYDDFVACLGPDVPGIRPDCVYGSLPWSGGWSEYSLVDGTCKCFTAQYPGEPGVGFGRPQVWVLPSLFCNY